One part of the Neoarius graeffei isolate fNeoGra1 chromosome 2, fNeoGra1.pri, whole genome shotgun sequence genome encodes these proteins:
- the tmem17 gene encoding transmembrane protein 17B, whose amino-acid sequence MDLPEPIRRRLGDFSRTVFVNQGHSQLSSEDRITFLNHNVLSSLPLQMALFFNMCFFPLWWISEVIMLQLKYPSLPDYYKFILITILILMTLIEAIRLYLGYAGNLQEKVPELAGFWLLSLLLQFPLILFQLFNEAILIQPLERGVHIVLALFILTEALSGFVALRGMVRHTESRFHLSQFNGIQELRS is encoded by the exons ATGGATCTCCCCGAACCCATACGAAGGCGTTTGGGAGATTTTTCACGAACAGTTTTCGTGAATCAGGGTCATTCACAACTTTCGTCCGAGGATCGTATCACGTTTCTGAATCACA ATGTTCTCTCCAGCCTGCCTCTTCAAATGGCTCTCTTCTTCAACATGTGCTTCTTTCCTCTGTGGTGGATTAGTGAAGTTATAATGCTGCAACTCAAA tatcctTCACTTCCTGATTACTACAAATTCATCCTAATTACCATCCTGATTTTAATGACTCTCATCGAGGCAATCAGGCTCTACCTGGGCTATGCAGGTAATCTGCAAGAAAAG GTCCCTGAACTGGCTGGCTTTTGGCTCCTCAGCCTCCTTCTGCAGTTCCCTTTGATTCTGTTCCAGCTCTTCAATGAAGCGATACTCATTCAGCCTTTGGAAAGAGGAGTTCATATAGTTCTGGCCTTGTTCATTTTAACAGAG GCTCTGTCTGGTTTTGTTGCACTGCGTGGAATGGTCAGACACACCGAAAGCCGCTTCCACCTCAGTCAGTTTAATGGTATTCAAGAACTCCGATCATGA